The proteins below are encoded in one region of Juglans microcarpa x Juglans regia isolate MS1-56 chromosome 4D, Jm3101_v1.0, whole genome shotgun sequence:
- the LOC121260683 gene encoding F-box/kelch-repeat protein SKIP30 isoform X1: MLKLQNEIRVALTQNCISQYCSSTVENHKKRDEKVIIMSGLIEGLPDAVALRCLARVPFYLHPKLELVSRSWQAAIRSSELFKARQEVGATEDLLCVCAFDPENLWQLFDPLHDLWITLPVLPSKIRHLAHFGAVSTAGKLFVLGGGSDAVDPLTGDQDGSFATNEVWSYDLVTRQWSPRASMPVPRIMFACCVLDGKIVVAGGFTNCRKSISQAEMYDPEKDVWIPIPDLHCTHNSACSGLVMGGKVHVLHKGLSTVQVLDNAGHEWTVEDSGWLQGPMAIIKGALYVMSHGIIFKQEGNVSKVVVSASEFRRRIGFAMIGLGDELYVIGGVLGPDQWNWDIEPMSDVDVLTLGIERPTWRRAAPMTRCRGTIFGCTHLRI; encoded by the exons ATGCTCAAACTACAAAATGAGATCCGAGTTGCACTGACTCAAA ATTGCATATCTCAATACTGCTCGAGTACAGTGGAGAATCATAAGAAAAGGGATGAAAAAGTGATTATTATGTCTGGGCTGATTGAAGGTCTTCCAGACGCCGTTGCTCTTAGGTGCCTTGCACGGGTCCCTTTCTACCTGCATCCTAAGTTGGAGCTTGTTTCTCGATCCTGGCAAGCTGCAATTCGGAGCTCTGAACTATTTAAAGCTCGACAGGAGGTTGGTGCAACAGAGGATCTATTATGTGTGTGCGCTTTTGACCCAGAAAATTTATGGCAGCTTTTTGACCCTCTCCACGACCTTTGGATTACACTCCCAGTCCTCCCCTCCAAAATTAGGCACCTTGCCCACTTTGGTGCTGTCTCCACTGCAGGAAAGCTGTTTGTGCTTGGTGGTGGTAGTGATGCTGTTGACCCGTTGACTGGTGACCAAGATGGGAGCTTTGCTACCAATGAGGTATGGTCATATGATCTTGTAACTCGGCAGTGGTCTCCTCGTGCATCTATGCCTGTACCTCGTATTATGTTTGCATGCTGCGTTCTGGATGGAAAAATAGTTGTTGCAGGTGGTTTTACCAACTGCCGAAAATCAATTTCTCAGGCAGAAATGTATGATCCAGAGAAGGATGTGTGGATTCCAATACCCGATCTCCACTGCACCCATAATTCAGCCTGTTCCGGGTTGGTGATGGGAGGAAAGGTGCACGTCTTGCACAAAGGCCTGTCCACAGTGCAAGTCTTGGATAATGCGGGGCATGAGTGGACAGTTGAGGACTCTGGCTGGCTTCAGGGTCCAATGGCAATTATTAAGGGTGCACTGTATGTGATGAGTCATGGAATTATTTTCAAACAGGAGGGAAACGTGAGTAAGGTGGTGGTTTCAGCATCCGAGTTCCGGAGGAGAATCGGGTTTGCAATGATTGGGCTAGGAGATGAGCTTTATGTTATAGGGGGAGTTCTTGGCCCTGACCAATGGAACTGGGACATTGAACCAATGTCTGATGTTGATGTTCTGACATTGGGGATTGAGAGACCAACATGGCGTCGGGCTGCTCCGATGACAAGATGCCGCGGAACCATTTTTGGGTGTACACATCTAAGAATTTAG
- the LOC121260683 gene encoding F-box/kelch-repeat protein SKIP30 isoform X2: MSGLIEGLPDAVALRCLARVPFYLHPKLELVSRSWQAAIRSSELFKARQEVGATEDLLCVCAFDPENLWQLFDPLHDLWITLPVLPSKIRHLAHFGAVSTAGKLFVLGGGSDAVDPLTGDQDGSFATNEVWSYDLVTRQWSPRASMPVPRIMFACCVLDGKIVVAGGFTNCRKSISQAEMYDPEKDVWIPIPDLHCTHNSACSGLVMGGKVHVLHKGLSTVQVLDNAGHEWTVEDSGWLQGPMAIIKGALYVMSHGIIFKQEGNVSKVVVSASEFRRRIGFAMIGLGDELYVIGGVLGPDQWNWDIEPMSDVDVLTLGIERPTWRRAAPMTRCRGTIFGCTHLRI, encoded by the coding sequence ATGTCTGGGCTGATTGAAGGTCTTCCAGACGCCGTTGCTCTTAGGTGCCTTGCACGGGTCCCTTTCTACCTGCATCCTAAGTTGGAGCTTGTTTCTCGATCCTGGCAAGCTGCAATTCGGAGCTCTGAACTATTTAAAGCTCGACAGGAGGTTGGTGCAACAGAGGATCTATTATGTGTGTGCGCTTTTGACCCAGAAAATTTATGGCAGCTTTTTGACCCTCTCCACGACCTTTGGATTACACTCCCAGTCCTCCCCTCCAAAATTAGGCACCTTGCCCACTTTGGTGCTGTCTCCACTGCAGGAAAGCTGTTTGTGCTTGGTGGTGGTAGTGATGCTGTTGACCCGTTGACTGGTGACCAAGATGGGAGCTTTGCTACCAATGAGGTATGGTCATATGATCTTGTAACTCGGCAGTGGTCTCCTCGTGCATCTATGCCTGTACCTCGTATTATGTTTGCATGCTGCGTTCTGGATGGAAAAATAGTTGTTGCAGGTGGTTTTACCAACTGCCGAAAATCAATTTCTCAGGCAGAAATGTATGATCCAGAGAAGGATGTGTGGATTCCAATACCCGATCTCCACTGCACCCATAATTCAGCCTGTTCCGGGTTGGTGATGGGAGGAAAGGTGCACGTCTTGCACAAAGGCCTGTCCACAGTGCAAGTCTTGGATAATGCGGGGCATGAGTGGACAGTTGAGGACTCTGGCTGGCTTCAGGGTCCAATGGCAATTATTAAGGGTGCACTGTATGTGATGAGTCATGGAATTATTTTCAAACAGGAGGGAAACGTGAGTAAGGTGGTGGTTTCAGCATCCGAGTTCCGGAGGAGAATCGGGTTTGCAATGATTGGGCTAGGAGATGAGCTTTATGTTATAGGGGGAGTTCTTGGCCCTGACCAATGGAACTGGGACATTGAACCAATGTCTGATGTTGATGTTCTGACATTGGGGATTGAGAGACCAACATGGCGTCGGGCTGCTCCGATGACAAGATGCCGCGGAACCATTTTTGGGTGTACACATCTAAGAATTTAG